Proteins encoded together in one Telopea speciosissima isolate NSW1024214 ecotype Mountain lineage chromosome 4, Tspe_v1, whole genome shotgun sequence window:
- the LOC122659589 gene encoding uncharacterized protein LOC122659589, translating to MIKRQLRVDPSYKPCGNEVESTDRIILGCSFARAVWFGSNLSYVMPNSNNPKLSQLLGFWSQLQFPNKKSRMAALYLLSFIVWHLWLARNELAFRDMRYTPEEIIERSQKAFQEFWASCTAPSSAHSNSSNQPVHWTVPPPNRYKLNCDASLPHSASRGGIGGILRNSMARPVMAFSAPEHFLDPFVGEALAVRTGLKATLDGGFENINIEVDNVSLASLLIDESLPVPMSAANIIDDIKILLQNFPFVNISWIPREANDVANSLARKATSLVGRMDWPNSNPWLLDLCQQDALCNACPPLQ from the coding sequence ATGATCAAACGACAGCTGCGAGTCGACCCGAGCTATAAACCTTGTGGGAATGAGGTGGAATCTACAGATCGTATCATCTTGGGATGTTCGTTTGCTAGAGCTGTCTGGTTTGGAAGTAATCTGTCCTATGTGATGCCCAATTCAAACAACCCGAAGTTATCTCAACTATTGGGCTTCTGGAGTCAACTACAGTTTCCCAACAAGAAGAGCCGGATGGCAGCCCTCTACTTACTTTCTTTTATAGTGTGGCATTTATGGCTCGCAAGAAATGAGCTGGCGTTCAGGGACATGCGATATACTccagaagagataattgagagaTCACAGAAAGCTTTCCAAGAATTCTGGGCTTCCTGCACAGCCCCGTCGTCAGCACATAGCAACTCTTCCAACCAGCCTGTTCATTGGACGGTGCCCCCTCCAAATCGGTACAAACTAAACTGCGATGCTTCTTTACCACACTCTGCTTCGAGGGGAGGGATTGGAGGCATCCTGCGCAACTCGATGGCCAGACCTGTAATGGCCTTCTCAGCTCCAGAGCATTTCTTAGATCCCTTTGTAGGAGAGGCGCTTGCAGTTCGGACTGGCCTAAAGGCGACGCTGGATGGAGGCTTCGAGAACATCAACATTGAAGTGGATAATGTTAGCCTGGCGTCTCTGCTGATAGATGAATCCCTACCTGTGCCTATGAGTGCGGCTAATATTATTGACGATATTAAAATTCTGTTGCAAAATTTCCCTTTTGTAAACATCAGTTGGATCCCTAGAGAAGCGAATGATGTCGCTAACTCTCTAGCCAGGAAGGCCACATCCTTGGTAGGCAGGATGGATTGGCCAAATTCCAATCCTTGGCTCCTTGACCTTTGTCAACAGGATGCCTTGTGTAACGCTTGCCCTCCTTTGCAATGA
- the LOC122658496 gene encoding F-box/LRR-repeat protein 3 isoform X1 produces the protein MMMMMMMMMEAMVATVSVPFPSILTVLTEDLLLRILDMLVDDSHRKSLRLVCKEFLRLESLNRRSLRVLRHDSLPRLLRRYQFLDLLDLSVCPCIDDATMTLLFGIPNPYSCLARWIKTLVLSRACALRSGGLEVVVKSLPCLQEIDLSYCRGFGDREASALSYAQGLKVLKLVKCLGITDFGLAKIVVGCVRLESLNLKWCLKITDLGIELLSKKCTALRILDLSYLKVTNKSLHSISSLWRLEVLHMVGCSSVDDNGLHFLSNGNPSLLSIDVSRCDNVSSRGLLSVIRGHKGLHQITAGYSFSELSKPLVYKLGELKNLKSIRVYAARVSDWSLGIIGNNCKQLVEIGLSKCTGVTDLGIKKLVSGCPDLKILDLTCCHLITDAALSAIADSCKNRLCLRLESCNLITQMGLGRLGSCCLLLEELDLTDCMGVNDAGLEQLSGCLELLCLKLGLCTNISDKGLIHIGYKCTKLLELDLYRCKGIGDYGLAAIANGCRKLKKLNLCYCVEISDEGLKYISTLEELLDLEIRRLVKITSLGLTAIAVGCKSLAELDMKRCYSICDAGLWSLAHYSPNIRQINLSYCRISDVALCMAMGNMKCLQDAKLVHLTLVSVEGFELALRASCVRLKKLKLLSTLKFLLSAELLQMLQARGCKIRWMEKALVLS, from the exons atgatgatgatgatgatgatgatgatggaggCTATGGTTGCTACAGTTTCTGTCCCTTTTCCTTCCATACTGACTGTCTTGACTGAAGACTTGCTTTTACGAATACTTGACATGCTCGTCGACGACTCCCACCGGAAATCCTTGCGTTTGGTTTGCAAAGAGTTTCTCCGGTTGGAATCCCTTAATCGTCGATCCCTTCGTGTCCTCCGCCATGATTCTCTGCCTCGCCTCCTTCGCAGGTACCAATTCCTTGACCTCCTCGACCTCTCTGTATGCCCCTGTATTGACGATGCTACCATGACCCTCCTTTTCGGGATCCCAAACCCCTACTCCTGCTTGGCTCGATGGATCAAAACCTTGGTTCTTTCCAGAGCATGCGCCTTGAGATCAGGTGGCTTGGAGGTGGTGGTGAAGTCGCTCCCCTGTCTGCAAGAGATCGACTTGTCTTATTGCCGTGGGTTTGGAGATCGGGAAGCTTCGGCCCTCTCGTACGCCCAAGGATTGAAGGTTCTGAAACTGGTCAAGTGTTTGGGCATCACCGATTTCGGATTGGCCAAGATTGTTGTTGGGTGTGTTAGGTTGGAAAGCCTGAACTTGAAATGGTGTTTGAAGATCACAGATCTCGGAATCGAGCTTCTGTCCAAGAAGTGTACCGCCCTGAGAATCCTTGATCTCTCTTATCTCAAG GTGACCAATAAATCCCTTCattctatctcttctctctgGAGACTGGAAGTTCTGCACATGGTAGGGTGCTCCTCTGTAGATGACAATGGCTTGCATTTTCTAAGTAATGGAAACCCTTCACTCCTg TCTATTGATGTATCAAGGTGTGATAATGTGAGTTCACGAGGCTTACTTTCGGTTATTAGAGGACATAAGGGTCTGCATCAGATCACTGCTGGTTACAGTTTTTCT GAGCTTTCCAAACCTCTTGTCTACAAATTGGGCGAGTTGAAAAACCTGAAATCCATTAGAGTTTATGCAGCTCGAGTGTCTGATTGGAGCCTTGGGATCATCGGCAACAATTGCAAGCAGTTGGTCGAAATTGGACTGAGCAAATGCACAGGGGTGACTGATTTAGGCATAAAAAAGCTGGTATCCGGTTGTCCTGATTTGAAGATACTTGATCTTACATGTTGCCATTTAATCACCGATGCAGCACTTTCTGCTATAGCAGACTCCTGTAAGAATCGTTTGTGCCTCAGGTTGGAGTCTTGTAATTTGATCACGCAGATGGGTCTTGGTCGTCTTGGATCATGTTGCCTGCTTTTAGAGGAGCTTGATCTCACCGATTGTATGGGTGTGAATGATGCAG GTCTCGAGCAATTGTCAGGATGTTTGGAGCTCCTGTGCTTAAAATTGGGGCTTTGCACGAACATTTCAGACAAGGGTCTGATCCATATCGGATATAAATGCACAAAGCTACTTGAACTCGATCTATACCG CTGCAAGGGCATTGGAGACTATGGATTGGCTGCCATTGCAAATGGATGCAGGAAGCTAAAGAAGTTGAACTTATGTTATTGTGTGGAGATCAGCGATGAAGGCCTAAAGTATATAAGCACTCTAGAAGAGCTATTAGACTTGGAGATTCGTAGGTTAGTGAAGATCACTAGTCTGGGATTGACAGCTATTGCAGTTGGGTGCAAGAGCCTGGCAGAATTGGACATGAAGAGGTGTTATAGCATCTGTGATGCAGGTTTATGGTCTCTTGCCCACTATTCGCCAAACATCCGGCAG ATAAACCTGAGCTACTGCCGGATATCAGATGTAGCATTGTGCATGGCGATGGGAAATATGAAGTGCCTACAGGACGCAAAGCTGGTGCACCTTACCCTTGTCTCAGTGGAAGGGTTTGAACTGGCGCTTAGAGCTTCCTGTGTTCGACTCAAGAAGTTGAAGTTACTGAGCACTCTTAAGTTCTTGCTGTCCGCAGAGCTGCTTCAGATGCTGCAAGCTCGGGGTTGCAAGATTAGGTGGATGGAGAAGGCTTTGGTCTTGAGTTAA
- the LOC122658496 gene encoding F-box/LRR-repeat protein 3 isoform X2, producing MMMMMMMMMEAMVATVSVPFPSILTVLTEDLLLRILDMLVDDSHRKSLRLVCKEFLRLESLNRRSLRVLRHDSLPRLLRRYQFLDLLDLSVCPCIDDATMTLLFGIPNPYSCLARWIKTLVLSRACALRSGGLEVVVKSLPCLQEIDLSYCRGFGDREASALSYAQGLKVLKLVKCLGITDFGLAKIVVGCVRLESLNLKWCLKITDLGIELLSKKCTALRILDLSYLKVTNKSLHSISSLWRLEVLHMVGCSSVDDNGLHFLSNGNPSLLSIDVSRCDNVSSRGLLSVIRGHKGLHQITAGYSFSELSKPLVYKLGELKNLKSIRVYAARVSDWSLGIIGNNCKQLVEIGLSKCTGMGLGRLGSCCLLLEELDLTDCMGVNDAGLEQLSGCLELLCLKLGLCTNISDKGLIHIGYKCTKLLELDLYRCKGIGDYGLAAIANGCRKLKKLNLCYCVEISDEGLKYISTLEELLDLEIRRLVKITSLGLTAIAVGCKSLAELDMKRCYSICDAGLWSLAHYSPNIRQINLSYCRISDVALCMAMGNMKCLQDAKLVHLTLVSVEGFELALRASCVRLKKLKLLSTLKFLLSAELLQMLQARGCKIRWMEKALVLS from the exons atgatgatgatgatgatgatgatgatggaggCTATGGTTGCTACAGTTTCTGTCCCTTTTCCTTCCATACTGACTGTCTTGACTGAAGACTTGCTTTTACGAATACTTGACATGCTCGTCGACGACTCCCACCGGAAATCCTTGCGTTTGGTTTGCAAAGAGTTTCTCCGGTTGGAATCCCTTAATCGTCGATCCCTTCGTGTCCTCCGCCATGATTCTCTGCCTCGCCTCCTTCGCAGGTACCAATTCCTTGACCTCCTCGACCTCTCTGTATGCCCCTGTATTGACGATGCTACCATGACCCTCCTTTTCGGGATCCCAAACCCCTACTCCTGCTTGGCTCGATGGATCAAAACCTTGGTTCTTTCCAGAGCATGCGCCTTGAGATCAGGTGGCTTGGAGGTGGTGGTGAAGTCGCTCCCCTGTCTGCAAGAGATCGACTTGTCTTATTGCCGTGGGTTTGGAGATCGGGAAGCTTCGGCCCTCTCGTACGCCCAAGGATTGAAGGTTCTGAAACTGGTCAAGTGTTTGGGCATCACCGATTTCGGATTGGCCAAGATTGTTGTTGGGTGTGTTAGGTTGGAAAGCCTGAACTTGAAATGGTGTTTGAAGATCACAGATCTCGGAATCGAGCTTCTGTCCAAGAAGTGTACCGCCCTGAGAATCCTTGATCTCTCTTATCTCAAG GTGACCAATAAATCCCTTCattctatctcttctctctgGAGACTGGAAGTTCTGCACATGGTAGGGTGCTCCTCTGTAGATGACAATGGCTTGCATTTTCTAAGTAATGGAAACCCTTCACTCCTg TCTATTGATGTATCAAGGTGTGATAATGTGAGTTCACGAGGCTTACTTTCGGTTATTAGAGGACATAAGGGTCTGCATCAGATCACTGCTGGTTACAGTTTTTCT GAGCTTTCCAAACCTCTTGTCTACAAATTGGGCGAGTTGAAAAACCTGAAATCCATTAGAGTTTATGCAGCTCGAGTGTCTGATTGGAGCCTTGGGATCATCGGCAACAATTGCAAGCAGTTGGTCGAAATTGGACTGAGCAAATGCACAGGG ATGGGTCTTGGTCGTCTTGGATCATGTTGCCTGCTTTTAGAGGAGCTTGATCTCACCGATTGTATGGGTGTGAATGATGCAG GTCTCGAGCAATTGTCAGGATGTTTGGAGCTCCTGTGCTTAAAATTGGGGCTTTGCACGAACATTTCAGACAAGGGTCTGATCCATATCGGATATAAATGCACAAAGCTACTTGAACTCGATCTATACCG CTGCAAGGGCATTGGAGACTATGGATTGGCTGCCATTGCAAATGGATGCAGGAAGCTAAAGAAGTTGAACTTATGTTATTGTGTGGAGATCAGCGATGAAGGCCTAAAGTATATAAGCACTCTAGAAGAGCTATTAGACTTGGAGATTCGTAGGTTAGTGAAGATCACTAGTCTGGGATTGACAGCTATTGCAGTTGGGTGCAAGAGCCTGGCAGAATTGGACATGAAGAGGTGTTATAGCATCTGTGATGCAGGTTTATGGTCTCTTGCCCACTATTCGCCAAACATCCGGCAG ATAAACCTGAGCTACTGCCGGATATCAGATGTAGCATTGTGCATGGCGATGGGAAATATGAAGTGCCTACAGGACGCAAAGCTGGTGCACCTTACCCTTGTCTCAGTGGAAGGGTTTGAACTGGCGCTTAGAGCTTCCTGTGTTCGACTCAAGAAGTTGAAGTTACTGAGCACTCTTAAGTTCTTGCTGTCCGCAGAGCTGCTTCAGATGCTGCAAGCTCGGGGTTGCAAGATTAGGTGGATGGAGAAGGCTTTGGTCTTGAGTTAA